One region of Oryza glaberrima chromosome 7, OglaRS2, whole genome shotgun sequence genomic DNA includes:
- the LOC127778389 gene encoding zinc finger protein 36-like, with amino-acid sequence MEQGGGAADGGDLISLCLMALAAAARGESTALALALAPPPPELHFRCSLCGKAFASYQALGGHKASHRKPSAAAAAPPAHRDVVVAAAPASSGGVAADAAAASEADGRRRRHVCSLCRRGFATGQALGGHKRFHYLHGPSVSATVSSAETAASVGAAFDLNVAPIKEIAGEQRRCGEEADDDDEAESPSPAKKPRRRPG; translated from the coding sequence atggagcaaggcggcggcgccgccgacggcggcgacctcatCTCCCTGTGCCTcatggcgctcgccgccgcggcgcgcggggagagcaccgcgctggcgctggcgctggcgccgccgccgccggagctccacTTCCGGTGCTCGCTCTGCGGCAAGGCGTTCGCGTCGTACCAGGCGCTCGGCGGACACAAGGCGAGCCACCGCaagccatcggcggcggcggcggcgccgcccgcgcacAGAGACGTCGTCGTTGCTGCTGCTCCGGCATCATcaggcggcgtcgccgccgacgccgccgccgcctcggaggcggacgggcggcggcggcggcacgtctGCTCGCTGTGCCGGCGAGGATTCGCCACCGGGCAGGCGCTGGGCGGGCACAAGAGGTTCCACTACTTGCATGGCCCATCGGTGTCGGCGACGGTCTCGAGTGcagagacggcggcgagcgtgggCGCCGCTTTCGACCTAAACGTGGCGCCCATCAAGGAGATCGCCGGCGAGCAACGACggtgcggcgaggaggccgacgacgacgatgaggcggAGAGCCCTTCACCGGCCAAGAAGCCACGACGCCGGCCAGGATGA